A single genomic interval of Selenobaculum gibii harbors:
- a CDS encoding phosphatase, translating to MKDILDMHTHTIASGHAYNTIREMALAAKAKGLEILGIAEHAPNMPGTCHPFYFYNLEVIDRSAYGIELFLGAELNILDEQGSIDLPEELLSRIDYAIASFHEMCCPPTNKEQNTKAMINAMKNPYVNIIGHPDNGNYELDYEAIVLAAKKYNVLLEINNSSMRPTSNRPGALENNRRILTLCQKHNASVILDSDAHSEMGVGNHQYAWQLIEELNFPQELIVNDSREKLMRFLKKRG from the coding sequence ATGAAAGATATTTTAGATATGCATACTCATACAATTGCCAGTGGGCATGCTTATAATACAATTCGTGAAATGGCACTTGCTGCAAAAGCCAAAGGATTAGAAATCTTAGGAATTGCTGAACATGCACCAAACATGCCCGGCACGTGCCATCCATTTTATTTTTATAACCTTGAAGTTATCGACCGCAGTGCTTATGGCATTGAACTATTCCTCGGGGCAGAATTGAATATTCTCGATGAACAAGGCAGCATTGACTTGCCAGAAGAGCTATTATCGCGGATTGACTATGCAATTGCCAGCTTTCATGAAATGTGCTGTCCGCCTACAAATAAAGAACAAAACACCAAAGCAATGATTAATGCAATGAAAAATCCATATGTGAACATCATCGGTCATCCCGATAATGGGAATTATGAATTAGACTATGAAGCCATCGTTCTCGCAGCAAAAAAATATAACGTTTTACTTGAAATCAATAATAGTTCTATGCGTCCAACGAGCAATCGTCCAGGCGCTTTAGAAAATAATCGAAGAATACTTACATTATGTCAAAAACACAATGCATCGGTTATTTTAGACAGCGACGCACATTCCGAAATGGGTGTAGGCAATCATCAATATGCTTGGCAATTAATTGAAGAGCTAAACTTTCCTCAGGAGCTAATTGTCAATGATTCACGCGAAAAACTGATGCGTTTTCTAAAAAAACGCGGTTAA
- a CDS encoding HutP family protein, with the protein MDDSGYTSIDIGRAALKIAVTASRIEENEVKRILNTQGIQATAVDFGGEFVHSIGKIVERAVVAAQRQGLVPNNHVGAGAVAGAAAAALEQVKTKAIGFNVGGKIGIARYDEHLCVAIYMGVGILNLNELCVGLAHRSLTNAQI; encoded by the coding sequence ATGGACGATTCTGGATATACGAGCATTGATATTGGCAGAGCAGCATTAAAAATTGCCGTCACAGCAAGTCGCATAGAAGAAAATGAAGTAAAACGGATATTGAATACGCAGGGGATTCAAGCGACTGCTGTAGATTTTGGTGGTGAATTTGTACATTCCATTGGGAAAATTGTTGAGCGGGCAGTTGTAGCTGCGCAAAGGCAAGGTTTAGTTCCAAATAATCATGTTGGTGCGGGGGCTGTCGCAGGTGCGGCAGCTGCGGCATTAGAACAAGTTAAAACAAAAGCGATTGGATTTAATGTAGGCGGAAAAATTGGAATTGCGCGTTACGATGAACATTTGTGTGTAGCGATTTATATGGGCGTCGGTATATTGAATCTAAATGAGCTGTGTGTAGGGCTGGCGCATCGATCGTTGACTAATGCACAGATCTAG
- a CDS encoding efflux RND transporter permease subunit, with the protein MKGFNLTEIALKNKSLVYYFIIVTFIMGIFSYEKLGRMEDPDFVIRQMVVSVAWPGASAREVEEQVTDKLEKKLQDIPGLDYLESKSYPGKAVIYVTLVEDFPKESIKSSWFNARNLVNDIKVDLPEGVVGPFFNDSFDDVFGSIYALTGDGYSYEEMRVEAERIRRTLLNLNNVKKVELIGEQPEKIYVEVETSKLAQLGISPDLIASVLKNQNAMNPAGMVETQTDDVYMRVTGQFDSVEAIQNLAIRANGKTFRLGDIATVERKYVEPAEPKMYFNGHPAIGIALSMSEGGNILKLGDDLSKTVDQISKDLPLGLELNQVSNQPKVVKNSIGEFVRTLLEAIAIVLLVSFLSLGVRTGLVVAGCIPLVIAGVFLAMYMLNISLHKVSLGALIIALGLLVDDAIIAVEMMAVKLEQGYERFEAACYAYTVTAVPMLTGTLITCAGFIPVGFSKGMSAEFTSSLFPVISIALIISWIVSVMVAPLFGYYLIRVKVHQEDKDPYQSKFYKFFRNLLTWCLRHRVLVIGCTIICFIGSIGLLKLVKQEFFPPSTRPEIIVSLTLPEGASMKATDMTANRFAAMLDGLDGIENYSYYAGEGSPRFVLTMTPELPATNFAQFIVVAKDNEAREKLIAKFQQSFSEEFSNVIGNIRLIQTGPPAEYPVMFRVSGYEHEKVREIADEVSNIMVTNDKVKEVKFNWKEKSKVMHLDLDQDKLRNLGIDAKTFSLSLQTQLSGAAIAEYYEGDKTVDIVFRMSSDARGDLSKIKDMPIYIGNRYVPLEQIAKVSYSAEDGKIARRDLKPAITLGANIIDGVTGNDVANEILQKIKGLQDNLPPGYTIESAGALESSDKSIEFMMVPIPAMIIVIITLLMFQLKRMSLMFITLMTAPLGIIGVATSMLITNQSMGFVAELGVLALSGMIIRNSVILIDQIEKHIADGEDPWHAIIDSAILRFRPIMLTAAAAILGMIPLMRSNFWGPMAVAIAGGLFCATVLTLLVLPTMYAAWFKVKEENE; encoded by the coding sequence ATGAAGGGATTTAACTTAACAGAAATCGCTTTAAAAAATAAATCGCTCGTTTATTATTTCATTATCGTAACTTTTATTATGGGGATTTTTTCGTATGAAAAATTAGGGCGAATGGAGGACCCTGACTTTGTCATTCGGCAAATGGTAGTATCTGTTGCTTGGCCTGGCGCAAGTGCCAGGGAAGTTGAAGAACAAGTTACCGATAAATTGGAGAAGAAATTGCAGGATATTCCTGGACTTGATTATCTAGAGAGTAAATCTTATCCGGGCAAGGCGGTTATTTATGTAACACTTGTTGAGGATTTTCCGAAAGAATCAATAAAATCTTCTTGGTTCAATGCGAGAAATTTAGTAAATGATATCAAAGTTGACCTGCCAGAAGGTGTTGTCGGTCCATTTTTTAATGATAGTTTTGATGATGTATTTGGGTCAATCTATGCTTTGACGGGAGACGGATATTCGTATGAGGAAATGCGGGTAGAGGCAGAGCGAATTCGACGTACTTTATTGAATTTGAATAATGTAAAGAAAGTTGAACTCATTGGCGAACAACCGGAGAAAATATATGTAGAAGTTGAAACGAGTAAATTAGCGCAGCTTGGAATTTCACCTGACTTAATCGCTTCCGTTTTAAAAAATCAAAATGCCATGAATCCGGCCGGGATGGTGGAAACTCAGACCGATGATGTTTATATGCGTGTGACTGGTCAGTTTGATAGCGTTGAAGCAATTCAAAACCTAGCGATTCGTGCCAATGGCAAGACGTTTCGTCTTGGGGATATTGCAACCGTAGAAAGAAAATATGTAGAGCCGGCAGAACCCAAAATGTATTTTAACGGACACCCAGCAATTGGGATTGCGCTTTCGATGTCAGAAGGTGGTAATATTCTAAAGCTGGGCGATGATCTTTCTAAAACAGTAGATCAAATTAGTAAAGATTTGCCGCTTGGATTAGAGTTGAATCAAGTTTCGAATCAACCGAAAGTAGTAAAAAATTCGATTGGCGAATTTGTCAGAACTCTTTTGGAAGCGATTGCAATCGTTTTACTTGTAAGCTTTCTAAGCTTAGGAGTACGTACTGGTCTTGTTGTAGCTGGCTGTATCCCTTTAGTTATTGCTGGTGTATTTTTAGCAATGTATATGCTTAATATTTCGTTACATAAAGTTTCGTTGGGGGCGCTTATTATTGCATTGGGACTTTTAGTTGATGATGCGATTATTGCCGTGGAAATGATGGCAGTGAAATTAGAACAAGGGTATGAACGATTTGAAGCAGCTTGCTATGCCTATACGGTAACTGCTGTTCCAATGCTTACAGGAACGTTGATTACTTGTGCAGGGTTTATTCCCGTAGGCTTTTCTAAAGGAATGTCAGCAGAATTTACTTCTTCGCTATTCCCCGTAATCTCTATTGCGCTCATTATTTCATGGATTGTTTCTGTTATGGTAGCGCCATTATTTGGCTATTACTTAATTCGAGTAAAAGTGCATCAAGAAGATAAAGACCCTTATCAAAGTAAATTTTATAAATTCTTTCGCAATCTATTGACTTGGTGTTTGCGTCATCGCGTACTAGTCATAGGGTGTACGATTATTTGCTTTATTGGGTCGATTGGCTTATTAAAACTTGTAAAACAAGAATTTTTCCCGCCTTCAACGCGTCCGGAGATTATCGTTTCTTTGACTTTGCCAGAGGGGGCGTCAATGAAAGCTACGGATATGACAGCAAATCGTTTTGCTGCGATGCTTGACGGATTGGATGGCATTGAAAATTATAGTTATTATGCAGGTGAGGGATCTCCACGATTTGTTCTAACAATGACACCGGAATTGCCGGCGACGAATTTTGCACAATTTATCGTTGTTGCGAAAGACAATGAAGCAAGAGAAAAGCTTATTGCAAAGTTCCAACAATCATTTTCAGAGGAGTTTTCAAATGTCATTGGGAATATTCGGTTGATTCAAACTGGACCACCAGCGGAGTATCCAGTAATGTTTAGAGTTAGTGGATATGAACACGAAAAAGTTCGTGAAATAGCCGATGAAGTTTCTAATATTATGGTTACAAATGATAAAGTAAAAGAAGTAAAGTTTAATTGGAAAGAAAAGAGCAAAGTTATGCATCTTGATTTAGATCAAGATAAATTAAGAAATTTGGGTATTGATGCAAAAACTTTTTCACTTAGCTTGCAAACGCAATTGTCAGGTGCAGCGATAGCTGAATATTACGAAGGCGACAAAACAGTGGATATCGTTTTTAGAATGAGTAGCGATGCACGTGGAGATTTATCAAAAATTAAAGATATGCCGATTTATATTGGAAACCGTTATGTTCCATTAGAACAAATTGCAAAAGTCAGCTATTCAGCAGAAGATGGAAAAATTGCAAGGCGTGATTTGAAACCGGCAATTACACTTGGAGCAAATATTATCGATGGCGTAACAGGAAATGACGTTGCGAATGAAATTTTACAAAAAATAAAAGGGCTTCAAGATAATCTGCCACCGGGGTATACAATTGAGTCAGCAGGTGCGTTAGAAAGTAGCGATAAATCTATTGAATTTATGATGGTGCCAATTCCGGCAATGATTATTGTAATTATTACTCTATTGATGTTCCAGTTGAAACGGATGTCGCTGATGTTTATTACGTTAATGACGGCACCGCTTGGGATTATTGGAGTTGCGACAAGTATGCTCATTACCAATCAGTCTATGGGCTTTGTTGCAGAACTTGGGGTGTTAGCGTTAAGTGGAATGATTATTCGAAATTCCGTTATTCTAATTGATCAAATTGAAAAGCATATTGCTGATGGTGAAGATCCATGGCATGCAATTATTGATTCGGCAATTTTGCGGTTTAGACCGATTATGCTGACCGCAGCAGCGGCAATTTTAGGCATGATTCCATTGATGCGCAGTAATTTCTGGGGCCCGATGGCAGTTGCGATTGCAGGGGGGTTATTCTGTGCAACTGTACTTACCCTCTTGGTATTGCCAACGATGTATGCGGCGTGGTTTAAAGTAAAAGAAGAAAATGAATAA
- a CDS encoding efflux RND transporter periplasmic adaptor subunit, with protein MRHSKLFILFIGCIFISLFITGCDKNSQLKENAPVVKTMVVGMTDKNDSSVYAGEVKGRYESQLAFQVGGKIITRNIDLGTRVSKGDLLMAIDAKDVVQTANIGAAQVESARAQLALAEANLARYRQLYEQAAISLAQYEQYKTTYESALATLKQAQAQAAQGSNALEYSQLLADADGVIAAIQGEVGQVVAAGQSMVTLVKDGELEVEINIPEGRIKDVKVGESATISFWALNNVVVSGTIREISPIADPVARTYKVRITLLNLPDTISLGMTASARLNNVDTDVNYYVVPLSAIYQTDDSPKVWIIKDNQVKLQAVVIENFADNAVKVTGGLHAGDVIVTAGVHKLHEGQEVRLAGETK; from the coding sequence ATGCGGCACAGTAAGTTATTTATTTTATTTATTGGATGTATCTTTATTTCTCTATTCATCACAGGTTGTGATAAAAATTCGCAACTTAAGGAAAATGCTCCCGTTGTGAAAACGATGGTTGTAGGGATGACCGATAAAAATGATTCGTCTGTTTATGCTGGAGAAGTTAAAGGACGTTATGAAAGTCAGCTTGCTTTTCAAGTTGGAGGGAAAATCATTACTCGTAATATTGATTTAGGGACACGCGTCAGCAAAGGGGATTTGCTAATGGCGATTGATGCCAAGGACGTTGTACAGACAGCAAATATTGGGGCTGCACAAGTGGAATCGGCCCGTGCACAATTAGCTTTAGCGGAGGCAAATTTAGCGCGCTATCGTCAACTTTATGAACAAGCAGCAATTAGCCTTGCACAATATGAGCAATATAAAACAACTTATGAGTCAGCGCTAGCTACATTAAAGCAAGCACAGGCACAAGCAGCGCAAGGCAGTAATGCACTAGAATATAGTCAGCTTTTAGCCGATGCAGATGGTGTAATCGCAGCGATCCAAGGGGAAGTAGGACAAGTGGTAGCTGCAGGCCAGAGCATGGTTACTCTGGTGAAGGATGGAGAATTGGAAGTTGAAATTAATATCCCGGAAGGTCGAATAAAGGATGTTAAGGTGGGTGAATCAGCAACAATCTCCTTTTGGGCGTTAAACAATGTGGTTGTCAGCGGTACGATTCGAGAGATTTCTCCAATTGCGGATCCTGTTGCGCGAACTTATAAAGTTCGAATTACGCTATTAAATTTGCCGGATACTATAAGTTTAGGTATGACAGCCAGTGCAAGATTAAATAATGTAGACACGGATGTAAATTATTATGTTGTTCCTTTATCTGCGATTTATCAAACGGATGATAGTCCGAAAGTTTGGATTATTAAAGATAATCAAGTGAAATTACAGGCGGTAGTCATTGAAAATTTTGCTGATAACGCAGTGAAAGTTACAGGAGGTCTACATGCTGGAGATGTTATTGTAACCGCAGGTGTGCATAAATTGCATGAAGGCCAGGAAGTTCGGTTGGCAGGTGAGACCAAATGA